Proteins found in one Oreochromis niloticus isolate F11D_XX linkage group LG22, O_niloticus_UMD_NMBU, whole genome shotgun sequence genomic segment:
- the hycc1 gene encoding hyccin isoform X1 — translation MLAMDQGVVEEWLSEFKTLPDSAVSTYAASLKDKGALVPALYKVIRENYSDLLEPVCHQLFEFYRSGEPQLQRFTLQFLPELLWSLLSVSAARDPHTSGCIEALLLGIYNLEIVDKDGQSKVLSFTVPSLSKPSVYHEPSTIGSMALTEGALANHGLSRVVYSGPHLQRETFTAQNRFEVLTFLLLCYNAALSYMSSTSLQSLCQLSSRVCICGYPRQQMRRYKGINTRLTVTSEFLVQLITGIHYALCNGEVDLGSKALDDVLYRAQLELFPEALLVGNAIKSSLHSAALKSNNKEGARSIQVEITPTSSRISRNAVTSLSIRGHRWKRHDAVDLGSPDELMDISEVDEGVWPGGAGPDMTPPTITISNSVTTLNLGAKAMKKCRLGGRTSKDKDKEAGPLMPGRAASENTELSVKRLTLTSSQSVPKAGALTSLTRTASAVFSRSFEHVASGNAPPSSNHTTSEAGRYSCSLQEEGLAYLSPAPNHTQRSPSISVHLGSDL, via the exons ACCCTTCCCGACAGTGCCGTCTCCACCTACGCTGCCTCACTAAAAGACAAAGGTGCCCTGGTCCCTGCACTCTACAAGGTCATCAGAGAGAACTACAGTGAC TTACTAGAGCCAGTGTGTCACCAGTTGTTTGAGTTTTACCGGAGCGGTGAGCCGCAGCTGCAGCGTTTCACGCTACAGTTCCTGCCAGAGCTCCTGTGGAGCCTCCTGTCCGTCAGCGCAGCCAGAGACCCCCACACCTCCGGCTGCATCGAGGCCCTGCTGCTAGGCATTTACAACCTG GAAATAGTTGATAAAGATGGACAGAGTAAGGTGTTATCTTTTACCGTCCCTTCCCTTTCCAAACCCTCAGTTTACCATGAG CCTTCAACTATTGGCTCCATGGCCCTTACCGAAGGAGCTCTAGCTAACCATGGGCTGAGCAGAGTGGTGTACAGCGGGCCTCACCTCCAGAGAGAAACCTTCACGGCACAGAACAG ATTTGAGGTGCTGACCTTCCTCCTGCTTTGCTACAACGCCGCTCTCAGCTACATGTCCTCCACCTCCCTGCAGTCCCTCTGCCAGCTCAGCTCCAG GGTGTGTATTTGTGGTTACCCACGGCAACAGATGCGGCGGTACAAAGGCATTAACACGCGGCTCACAGTCACATCAGAGTTCCTGGTTCAGCTCATCACAGGGATCCACTACGCCTT GTGTAATGGTGAAGTTGACCTGGGATCCAAAGCACTGGATGACGTTCTGTACCGAGCCCAGCTAGAGTTGTTCCCTGAAGCCCTGTTG GTGGGTAACGCCATTAAGTCATCACTGCACAGTGCAGCACTGAAAAGCAACAATAAGGAGGGTGCGCGGAGTATTCAGGTGGAGATCACACCTACCTCCTCAAGGATCTCCCGCAACGCTGTTACCTCCCTCTCGATCAGGGGACACCGCTGGAAGAGACATG ACGCAGTGGATCTGGGTTCCCCGGATGAGCTGATGGATATTTCGGAGGTGGATGAAGGGGTTTGGCCAGGTGGCGCGGGGCCTGACATGACCCCACCCACCATCACTATCAGCAACAGCGTCACAACGTTGAACCTGGGGGCCAAAGCCATGAAGAAGTGTCGGCTTGGCGGGCGAACCAGCAAGGACAAGGACAAGGAGGCGGGCCCTCTAATGCCGGGCCGGGCCGCCAGCGAGAACACAGAGCTGTCTGTCAAGCGGCTAACGCTCACTTCCAGCCAATCGGTGCCCAAGGCGGGAGCTCTCACCAGCCTGACGCGCACTGCCAGTGCCGTTTTCTCACGCTCCTTTGAGCACGTGGCCAGTGGCAACGCCCCTCCCTCAAGCAACCACACCACCTCCGAAGCCGGCCGCTACTCCTGCAGCCTGCAGGAGGAAGGCTTGGCGTACTTGAGTCCAGCGCCAAACCACACACAGCGCTCCCCCAGCATTAGCGTTCATCTCGGCTCTGACCTTTGA
- the hycc1 gene encoding hyccin isoform X3 codes for MLAMDQGVVEEWLSEFKTLPDSAVSTYAASLKDKGALVPALYKVIRENYSDLLEPVCHQLFEFYRSGEPQLQRFTLQFLPELLWSLLSVSAARDPHTSGCIEALLLGIYNLEIVDKDGQSKVLSFTVPSLSKPSVYHEPSTIGSMALTEGALANHGLSRVVYSGPHLQRETFTAQNRFEVLTFLLLCYNAALSYMSSTSLQSLCQLSSRVCICGYPRQQMRRYKGINTRLTVTSEFLVQLITGIHYALCNGEVDLGSKALDDVLYRAQLELFPEALLVGNAIKSSLHSAALKSNNKEGARSIQVEITPTSSRISRNAVTSLSIRGHRWKRHENQEVSVDGEAAVGGVAIPEINVTGVSGDRMPNGDSLRPRPDGRSPTDGDMMGATSEVSMDPRGHDSSIRLEVRRQKSVRRMVENEGSGSASTGRNQY; via the exons ACCCTTCCCGACAGTGCCGTCTCCACCTACGCTGCCTCACTAAAAGACAAAGGTGCCCTGGTCCCTGCACTCTACAAGGTCATCAGAGAGAACTACAGTGAC TTACTAGAGCCAGTGTGTCACCAGTTGTTTGAGTTTTACCGGAGCGGTGAGCCGCAGCTGCAGCGTTTCACGCTACAGTTCCTGCCAGAGCTCCTGTGGAGCCTCCTGTCCGTCAGCGCAGCCAGAGACCCCCACACCTCCGGCTGCATCGAGGCCCTGCTGCTAGGCATTTACAACCTG GAAATAGTTGATAAAGATGGACAGAGTAAGGTGTTATCTTTTACCGTCCCTTCCCTTTCCAAACCCTCAGTTTACCATGAG CCTTCAACTATTGGCTCCATGGCCCTTACCGAAGGAGCTCTAGCTAACCATGGGCTGAGCAGAGTGGTGTACAGCGGGCCTCACCTCCAGAGAGAAACCTTCACGGCACAGAACAG ATTTGAGGTGCTGACCTTCCTCCTGCTTTGCTACAACGCCGCTCTCAGCTACATGTCCTCCACCTCCCTGCAGTCCCTCTGCCAGCTCAGCTCCAG GGTGTGTATTTGTGGTTACCCACGGCAACAGATGCGGCGGTACAAAGGCATTAACACGCGGCTCACAGTCACATCAGAGTTCCTGGTTCAGCTCATCACAGGGATCCACTACGCCTT GTGTAATGGTGAAGTTGACCTGGGATCCAAAGCACTGGATGACGTTCTGTACCGAGCCCAGCTAGAGTTGTTCCCTGAAGCCCTGTTG GTGGGTAACGCCATTAAGTCATCACTGCACAGTGCAGCACTGAAAAGCAACAATAAGGAGGGTGCGCGGAGTATTCAGGTGGAGATCACACCTACCTCCTCAAGGATCTCCCGCAACGCTGTTACCTCCCTCTCGATCAGGGGACACCGCTGGAAGAGACATG AGAACCAGGAGGTGAGTGTAGACGGTGAAGCTGCGGTGGGGGGCGTGGCCATCCCAGAGATCAATGTAACAGGCGTGAGCGGCGATCGAATGCCCAACGGGGACTCCCTGCGGCCACGCCCCGATGGCCGTTCCCCGACAGACGGCGACATGATGGGTGCCACCTCTGAGGTCAGCATGGACCCCCGAGGTCATGACTCCAGCATACGTCTGGAGGTCAGGAGGCAGAAGTCTGTGAGGCGAATGGTGGAGAATGAGGGTTCTGGGTCAGCCTCCACAGGGAGGAACCAGTACTAA
- the hycc1 gene encoding hyccin isoform X2, producing MLAMDQGVVEEWLSEFKTLPDSAVSTYAASLKDKGALVPALYKVIRENYSDLLEPVCHQLFEFYRSGEPQLQRFTLQFLPELLWSLLSVSAARDPHTSGCIEALLLGIYNLEIVDKDGQSKVLSFTVPSLSKPSVYHEPSTIGSMALTEGALANHGLSRVVYSGPHLQRETFTAQNRFEVLTFLLLCYNAALSYMSSTSLQSLCQLSSRVCICGYPRQQMRRYKGINTRLTVTSEFLVQLITGIHYALCNGEVDLGSKALDDVLYRAQLELFPEALLVGNAIKSSLHSAALKSNNKEGARSIQVEITPTSSRISRNAVTSLSIRGHRWKRHAENQEVSVDGEAAVGGVAIPEINVTGVSGDRMPNGDSLRPRPDGRSPTDGDMMGATSEVSMDPRGHDSSIRLEVRRQKSVRRMVENEGSGSASTGRNQY from the exons ACCCTTCCCGACAGTGCCGTCTCCACCTACGCTGCCTCACTAAAAGACAAAGGTGCCCTGGTCCCTGCACTCTACAAGGTCATCAGAGAGAACTACAGTGAC TTACTAGAGCCAGTGTGTCACCAGTTGTTTGAGTTTTACCGGAGCGGTGAGCCGCAGCTGCAGCGTTTCACGCTACAGTTCCTGCCAGAGCTCCTGTGGAGCCTCCTGTCCGTCAGCGCAGCCAGAGACCCCCACACCTCCGGCTGCATCGAGGCCCTGCTGCTAGGCATTTACAACCTG GAAATAGTTGATAAAGATGGACAGAGTAAGGTGTTATCTTTTACCGTCCCTTCCCTTTCCAAACCCTCAGTTTACCATGAG CCTTCAACTATTGGCTCCATGGCCCTTACCGAAGGAGCTCTAGCTAACCATGGGCTGAGCAGAGTGGTGTACAGCGGGCCTCACCTCCAGAGAGAAACCTTCACGGCACAGAACAG ATTTGAGGTGCTGACCTTCCTCCTGCTTTGCTACAACGCCGCTCTCAGCTACATGTCCTCCACCTCCCTGCAGTCCCTCTGCCAGCTCAGCTCCAG GGTGTGTATTTGTGGTTACCCACGGCAACAGATGCGGCGGTACAAAGGCATTAACACGCGGCTCACAGTCACATCAGAGTTCCTGGTTCAGCTCATCACAGGGATCCACTACGCCTT GTGTAATGGTGAAGTTGACCTGGGATCCAAAGCACTGGATGACGTTCTGTACCGAGCCCAGCTAGAGTTGTTCCCTGAAGCCCTGTTG GTGGGTAACGCCATTAAGTCATCACTGCACAGTGCAGCACTGAAAAGCAACAATAAGGAGGGTGCGCGGAGTATTCAGGTGGAGATCACACCTACCTCCTCAAGGATCTCCCGCAACGCTGTTACCTCCCTCTCGATCAGGGGACACCGCTGGAAGAGACATG CAGAGAACCAGGAGGTGAGTGTAGACGGTGAAGCTGCGGTGGGGGGCGTGGCCATCCCAGAGATCAATGTAACAGGCGTGAGCGGCGATCGAATGCCCAACGGGGACTCCCTGCGGCCACGCCCCGATGGCCGTTCCCCGACAGACGGCGACATGATGGGTGCCACCTCTGAGGTCAGCATGGACCCCCGAGGTCATGACTCCAGCATACGTCTGGAGGTCAGGAGGCAGAAGTCTGTGAGGCGAATGGTGGAGAATGAGGGTTCTGGGTCAGCCTCCACAGGGAGGAACCAGTACTAA